From the Streptomyces sp. Tu 2975 genome, one window contains:
- a CDS encoding DUF2267 domain-containing protein translates to MAMRWQAFLDAVQERGEYSSAPEAERAARTVLALLGAHLVGKERAELAARLPETFAMILLNPLQAAEPLDPERFVRATAAWIDGATEETAKWDVSAVLSVAADAAGDDLLRRVLLQLPPGYDVLFGRPQHI, encoded by the coding sequence ATGGCCATGCGTTGGCAGGCATTCCTCGACGCCGTGCAGGAGCGCGGCGAATACTCATCGGCTCCAGAGGCGGAACGGGCCGCCCGCACTGTGCTCGCCCTGCTCGGGGCGCATCTGGTGGGAAAGGAGCGCGCGGAGCTGGCCGCACGGCTGCCGGAGACCTTCGCCATGATCCTGCTCAATCCGCTTCAGGCGGCGGAGCCCCTGGATCCGGAGCGTTTCGTGCGGGCGACGGCGGCCTGGATCGACGGGGCGACAGAAGAGACCGCGAAGTGGGACGTCAGCGCGGTACTGAGCGTGGCGGCCGACGCCGCCGGCGACGACCTGCTGCGCCGTGTCCTGCTCCAGCTGCCCCCCGGCTACGACGTCCTTTTCGGGCGACCCCAGCACATCTGA
- a CDS encoding ionic transporter y4hA, which produces MSAVKIKSVMGQWTVWVPLVALVALVLSWGRDLPLLAVVVVAVCLAGAVLAAVHHAEVIAHRVGEPFGSLVLAVAVTVIEVALIVTLMVDGGDKTASLARDTVFAAVMITCNGIVGLSLLVAALHRRVAVFNAEGAGAALATVATLATLSLVLPTFTTSKPGPEFSTAQLTFAAVASLGLYGLFVAMQTVRHREHFLPVTDDGAVKDDADEEESGVPGRSVAALSLMMLLVALVAVVGDAKAVSPTIESGVDSAGLPHSVVGVVIALLVLMPETLAAVRAARRDQVQRSLNLALGSAMASIGLTIPVIALATIWLEGPLLLGLGATHMVLLALTVVVGALTIVPGRATLLQGGVHLAILAAYVFLAVSP; this is translated from the coding sequence ATGAGCGCGGTGAAGATCAAGTCCGTCATGGGCCAATGGACCGTCTGGGTGCCGCTGGTCGCGCTGGTCGCCCTGGTGCTCAGCTGGGGCCGGGACCTGCCGCTGCTCGCAGTGGTCGTCGTCGCCGTCTGCCTTGCCGGTGCGGTGCTCGCCGCGGTGCACCATGCCGAGGTGATCGCCCACCGGGTGGGGGAGCCGTTCGGCTCGCTGGTGCTCGCCGTCGCCGTGACCGTCATCGAAGTCGCGCTCATCGTCACCCTCATGGTCGACGGAGGCGACAAGACGGCGTCCCTCGCCAGGGACACCGTGTTCGCCGCCGTGATGATCACGTGCAACGGGATCGTCGGGCTGTCGCTGCTGGTGGCGGCATTGCACCGCAGGGTCGCCGTGTTCAATGCCGAGGGGGCCGGCGCCGCGCTCGCCACCGTGGCGACACTCGCCACCCTCAGTCTGGTGCTGCCGACCTTCACCACGAGCAAGCCGGGCCCGGAGTTCTCCACCGCCCAGCTGACGTTCGCCGCGGTCGCGTCACTGGGGCTGTACGGGCTGTTCGTCGCGATGCAGACCGTACGTCACCGTGAGCACTTCCTGCCCGTCACGGACGACGGGGCCGTCAAGGACGACGCGGACGAGGAGGAGTCCGGGGTGCCCGGCCGCTCGGTCGCCGCGCTCAGCCTCATGATGCTCCTCGTCGCGCTGGTCGCCGTGGTGGGCGACGCCAAAGCGGTGTCGCCCACCATCGAATCCGGCGTCGACTCCGCGGGGCTGCCCCACTCGGTCGTCGGCGTCGTCATCGCCCTGCTCGTCCTCATGCCGGAGACGCTCGCCGCCGTGCGCGCCGCCCGCCGGGACCAGGTGCAGCGGAGCCTCAACCTGGCGCTCGGCTCCGCCATGGCCAGCATCGGTCTGACGATCCCGGTGATCGCCCTGGCCACCATCTGGCTGGAAGGGCCGCTGCTGCTCGGTCTCGGAGCCACCCATATGGTGCTGCTCGCGCTCACCGTCGTCGTCGGCGCTCTCACCATCGTGCCCGGGCGGGCCACGCTGCTCCAGGGCGGCGTGCATCTGGCGATCCTCGCCGCGTACGTCTTCCTCGCCGTGAGCCCGTGA
- a CDS encoding MIP/aquaporin family protein has product MPEPTSKSRLIAELSAEFAGTMILILIGCGVVAQVVAGGALTDGALGDHDSIAWAWGLGVVLGVYVAARISGAHINPAVTLALAAFKGFPWRKVLPYALAQTAGAFVAALLVRWNYSEVLAKADPGHTDKTEIVFSTLPGNGGLPISQFGAFRDQIIGTALLMLLIFAVTDLLNTPPGANLAPFIIGLIVVAIGMAWGTNAGYAINPARDLGPRLAAFLTGYGGAWRDQYGDLYFWVPIVGPLIGGLIGAFLYRVLISRFLPVAEPEPGRVPTPDK; this is encoded by the coding sequence ATGCCGGAACCGACGTCCAAATCACGTCTCATCGCCGAACTCTCAGCCGAGTTCGCAGGCACCATGATCCTCATTCTCATCGGATGCGGTGTCGTCGCACAGGTCGTCGCGGGTGGTGCGCTGACCGACGGGGCACTGGGCGACCACGACAGCATCGCCTGGGCCTGGGGGCTCGGCGTCGTCCTGGGCGTCTACGTGGCGGCGCGGATCAGCGGCGCCCACATCAATCCCGCGGTCACCCTCGCACTGGCGGCCTTCAAAGGCTTCCCGTGGCGCAAGGTACTGCCGTACGCCCTGGCCCAGACGGCGGGCGCCTTCGTGGCTGCCCTGCTGGTGCGCTGGAACTACAGCGAGGTGCTGGCCAAGGCCGACCCGGGCCACACCGACAAGACGGAGATCGTCTTCTCCACCCTGCCGGGCAACGGCGGGCTCCCGATCAGCCAGTTCGGCGCCTTCCGTGACCAGATCATCGGTACCGCCCTGCTGATGCTGCTCATCTTCGCGGTCACCGACCTGCTCAACACGCCGCCGGGCGCGAATCTCGCCCCCTTCATCATCGGCCTGATCGTCGTCGCCATCGGCATGGCCTGGGGAACCAACGCCGGCTACGCGATCAACCCCGCCCGTGACCTCGGGCCCCGGCTGGCGGCATTCCTGACCGGCTACGGAGGTGCTTGGCGAGATCAGTACGGCGATCTCTACTTCTGGGTGCCGATCGTCGGACCCCTGATCGGTGGCCTGATCGGTGCGTTCCTCTACCGCGTGCTGATCAGCCGTTTCCTGCCCGTCGCCGAGCCGGAGCCCGGCCGGGTGCCCACGCCGGACAAGTAA
- the glpK gene encoding glycerol kinase GlpK: MPEFVGAVDQGTTSTRFMIFDHDGNEVARHQLEHEQILPRSGWVEHDPVEIWERTNSTMQNAVRQGALSAADLAAIGITNQRETTVIWDPTTGQPHYNAIVWQDTRTDSIAATLEREHGDLIRRKTGLPPATYFSGGKIKWILENVDGVRQAAENGRAVFGNTDAWVLWNLTGGPNGGIHATDVTNASRTMLMNLETLDWDDELLDVFGIPRAMLPAINPSSHPEAFGTTRTTRPLRTAVPITGVLGDQQAATVGQVCFRPGEAKNTYGTGNFLVLNTGTEIVRSGSGLLTTLAYQFGDAPAVYALEGSIAVTGSAVQWLRDQMHIIGSSSEVEALARQAQDSGGIYFVPAFSGLFAPYWRSDARGAIVGLARFHTNAHLARATLEAICYQSRDVAEAMAQDSGVALDVLRVDGGVTANDLCMQMQADVLGVPVSRPVVAETTALGAAYAAGLATGFWESEDELRSHWHESKRWEPQWSDEEREKGYAGWKKAVERSLDWVEVE, encoded by the coding sequence ATGCCCGAGTTCGTCGGGGCGGTGGACCAAGGCACCACCAGCACCCGCTTCATGATCTTCGACCACGACGGCAACGAGGTCGCGCGCCACCAGCTGGAACACGAGCAGATCCTCCCGCGCTCCGGCTGGGTCGAACACGACCCTGTGGAGATCTGGGAACGAACGAACTCCACGATGCAGAACGCCGTCCGGCAAGGCGCCCTGTCCGCCGCCGACCTGGCTGCCATCGGGATCACCAATCAGCGGGAGACCACGGTCATCTGGGATCCCACCACCGGCCAGCCGCACTACAACGCGATCGTCTGGCAGGACACCCGCACCGACTCCATAGCCGCGACGCTGGAGCGCGAACACGGCGACCTCATCCGGCGCAAGACGGGGCTGCCGCCGGCGACCTACTTCTCCGGCGGCAAGATCAAGTGGATCCTGGAGAACGTCGACGGTGTCCGGCAGGCCGCCGAGAACGGCCGGGCCGTCTTCGGCAACACCGACGCCTGGGTCCTGTGGAACCTCACCGGCGGTCCCAACGGCGGCATCCACGCCACGGACGTCACCAACGCCAGCCGAACCATGCTGATGAACCTGGAGACCCTCGACTGGGACGACGAACTGCTCGACGTCTTCGGCATCCCGCGCGCCATGCTCCCGGCCATCAACCCGTCCTCGCACCCGGAGGCGTTCGGGACCACCCGGACCACCCGTCCGCTGCGCACCGCCGTACCCATCACCGGCGTGCTGGGGGACCAGCAGGCGGCCACCGTCGGGCAGGTCTGCTTCCGCCCGGGCGAAGCCAAGAACACCTACGGCACCGGAAACTTCCTGGTCCTCAACACGGGCACGGAGATCGTCCGGTCCGGCAGCGGCCTGCTGACCACTCTGGCCTACCAGTTCGGGGACGCACCGGCGGTGTACGCGCTGGAAGGATCCATCGCCGTCACCGGCTCCGCCGTCCAGTGGCTCCGCGACCAGATGCACATCATCGGCTCCTCGTCCGAGGTGGAGGCCCTGGCCCGGCAGGCGCAGGACAGCGGCGGGATCTATTTCGTACCTGCCTTCTCCGGCCTGTTCGCTCCGTACTGGCGCTCCGATGCCCGCGGCGCCATCGTCGGCCTGGCCCGCTTCCACACCAACGCGCACCTGGCCAGGGCGACCCTGGAAGCCATCTGCTACCAGAGCCGCGACGTCGCCGAGGCGATGGCGCAGGACTCCGGGGTCGCACTCGACGTGCTGCGGGTCGACGGCGGCGTCACGGCCAACGACCTGTGCATGCAGATGCAGGCCGATGTCCTCGGCGTACCGGTCAGCCGCCCCGTCGTGGCGGAGACCACCGCACTCGGCGCCGCCTACGCGGCGGGGCTCGCCACCGGCTTCTGGGAGAGCGAAGACGAACTCCGCTCCCACTGGCACGAGTCGAAGCGGTGGGAGCCGCAGTGGAGCGACGAGGAACGGGAGAAGGGCTACGCGGGCTGGAAGAAGGCCGTGGAACGCAGCCTCGACTGGGTCGAGGTCGAATAG
- a CDS encoding glutathione-independent formaldehyde dehydrogenase, protein MKAVVYKGPFEVAVEQVEKPGIQHPNDVIVRVTSTAICGSDLHMYEGRTAAEPGIVFGHENLGIIEETGDGVSSLKQGDRVVMPFNVACGFCKNCTAGFTGFCVTVNPGFAGGAYGYVAMGPYSGGQAEYVRVPYADFNCLKLPEGDADESDFVLLADIFPTGYHGNELADVRPGESVAVYGGGPVGLMAAYSALLRGAKKVFVVDRVAERLQKAEEIGAIPVDFTKGSPVEQIMEQTAGEGTDKGIDAVGYQAQAQASGEEREEPATVLNSLVETVRPTGALGIPGLYVPADPGGPDEQAKKGMLLVAIGRLFEKGLRLGTGQCNVKRYNRQLRDMIIEGRARPGFVVSHELSIDEAPSAYEKFDKRVEGYTKVVLHPNR, encoded by the coding sequence ATGAAGGCCGTCGTCTACAAGGGACCGTTCGAAGTAGCGGTCGAGCAAGTGGAGAAGCCCGGGATCCAACACCCGAACGACGTGATCGTCCGCGTGACATCGACAGCCATCTGCGGTTCCGACCTGCACATGTACGAGGGCCGCACGGCCGCGGAGCCGGGCATCGTCTTCGGCCACGAGAACCTCGGGATCATCGAGGAGACCGGGGACGGCGTGTCGTCCCTCAAGCAGGGTGACCGGGTGGTCATGCCCTTCAACGTCGCCTGCGGATTCTGCAAGAACTGCACGGCCGGCTTCACGGGCTTCTGCGTGACCGTGAACCCCGGATTCGCCGGCGGTGCCTACGGCTACGTCGCGATGGGGCCGTACAGCGGAGGCCAGGCCGAGTACGTACGGGTGCCGTACGCCGACTTCAACTGCCTGAAGCTCCCGGAGGGCGACGCCGACGAGAGCGACTTCGTCCTGCTCGCCGACATCTTCCCGACCGGCTACCACGGCAACGAACTGGCCGACGTCCGCCCGGGCGAGAGTGTGGCGGTGTACGGCGGCGGGCCCGTCGGTCTGATGGCCGCCTACTCCGCGCTGCTGCGCGGCGCCAAGAAGGTGTTCGTCGTCGACCGGGTGGCCGAGCGGCTGCAGAAGGCCGAAGAGATCGGTGCGATCCCGGTCGACTTCACCAAGGGCAGCCCGGTGGAGCAGATCATGGAGCAGACGGCGGGAGAGGGCACCGACAAGGGCATCGACGCGGTGGGCTACCAGGCGCAGGCACAGGCCAGCGGCGAGGAGCGCGAGGAGCCGGCGACCGTCCTGAACTCGCTCGTCGAGACGGTCCGGCCGACCGGAGCGCTCGGCATCCCGGGCCTGTATGTTCCGGCCGACCCCGGCGGGCCCGACGAGCAGGCCAAGAAGGGCATGCTGCTCGTGGCGATCGGCAGGCTCTTCGAGAAGGGACTGCGTCTGGGCACCGGCCAGTGCAACGTCAAGCGCTACAACCGGCAGCTGCGCGACATGATCATCGAGGGGCGCGCTCGGCCCGGGTTCGTCGTCTCCCACGAGTTGTCGATCGACGAGGCGCCGTCGGCGTACGAGAAGTTCGACAAGCGTGTCGAGGGCTACACCAAGGTCGTTCTGCACCCGAACCGGTGA
- a CDS encoding DUF2267 domain-containing protein, which translates to MQWQQLIEQVRYSGRYATGEEAEDVLRAVLTVLGSHVTGDERCELARLLPVEAAAILADRIPLTEPLTAPAFVDAVAGHLPACTGPEARWATSTVLSLIAQLAGEDLSLRMLSELPRGYALLFGRAELTAAA; encoded by the coding sequence GTGCAGTGGCAGCAGCTCATCGAGCAGGTGCGCTATTCGGGTCGCTATGCGACCGGCGAGGAGGCCGAAGACGTTCTGCGCGCCGTGTTGACCGTCCTGGGCAGTCATGTCACCGGCGACGAACGCTGCGAGCTCGCCCGTCTGCTGCCCGTCGAGGCTGCCGCGATCCTCGCGGACCGGATCCCGCTGACGGAACCGTTGACGGCGCCCGCGTTCGTCGACGCCGTCGCCGGACACCTGCCCGCGTGCACCGGACCGGAGGCGCGCTGGGCCACCAGCACCGTCCTCTCCCTGATCGCGCAACTCGCCGGCGAGGACCTTTCGCTGCGGATGCTGTCCGAGCTGCCACGTGGCTACGCGCTCCTCTTCGGCCGGGCCGAACTCACCGCGGCCGCCTGA
- a CDS encoding Hsp20/alpha crystallin family protein — protein MLMRTDPFRELDRLTRQLMGSTGTWSSPSAMPMDAYREGDVYVIAFDLPGVSSDAIDIDVERNMLTVKAERRPATKADDVQMELSERPLGVFSRQVMLADTLDTEHIEAAYDAGVLTLRIPIAERAKPRKISISAGGEKKQISG, from the coding sequence ATGTTGATGCGCACCGACCCGTTCCGTGAGCTCGACCGGCTCACCCGGCAGCTCATGGGTTCCACCGGCACATGGTCGAGCCCGTCGGCGATGCCGATGGACGCCTATCGAGAGGGCGACGTCTACGTGATCGCCTTCGATCTGCCCGGCGTGTCCTCCGACGCGATCGACATCGACGTCGAGCGCAACATGCTGACAGTGAAGGCGGAACGGCGACCGGCCACCAAGGCCGACGACGTCCAGATGGAACTGTCCGAGCGGCCGCTGGGAGTCTTCTCCCGGCAGGTGATGCTGGCCGACACTCTCGACACCGAACACATCGAGGCGGCCTACGACGCAGGTGTCCTGACCCTGCGTATCCCGATCGCCGAACGCGCCAAGCCCCGCAAGATCAGCATCAGCGCCGGCGGCGAAAAGAAGCAGATCAGCGGCTGA
- a CDS encoding nitronate monooxygenase family protein encodes METELSRQLGIEHAIFGFTPFPAVAAAISRAGGFGVLGAVRYTAPDDLRRDLDWMQKHVGGMPYGLDVVMPARKVEGVSEADVEAMIPETHRRFVTDTLARHGVPELAEGEASGWRITGWMEQVARSQLDVAFDHPVKLLANALGPPPADVVARAHDHGVLVAALAGSAAHARRHAEAGIDVVVAQGYEAGGHTGEIASMVLTPEVVEAVGPLPVLAAGGIGSGEQIAAGLALGAQGVWLGSLWLTTTEASLGSRALTAKLLAAGSGDTVRSRALTGKPARQLRTAWTDAWDDPAGPGTLPMPLQGLLVAEAVSRIQRYEVGPLLGTPVGQIVGRMNSERSVREVFDDLTRGFERAVDRINRIAGRSAS; translated from the coding sequence ATGGAGACGGAGCTGAGCAGACAACTGGGTATCGAGCACGCCATCTTCGGCTTCACCCCGTTCCCCGCGGTGGCCGCCGCCATCAGCCGTGCCGGGGGCTTCGGTGTACTCGGCGCGGTCCGCTACACCGCGCCGGACGACCTGAGGCGGGACCTCGACTGGATGCAGAAGCACGTCGGCGGTATGCCCTACGGGCTCGATGTCGTCATGCCCGCCAGGAAGGTCGAGGGCGTGAGCGAGGCGGACGTCGAGGCGATGATCCCCGAGACGCACCGCAGATTCGTGACCGACACCCTCGCCCGGCACGGCGTACCCGAGCTGGCCGAGGGCGAGGCCTCCGGATGGCGCATCACCGGCTGGATGGAGCAGGTGGCCCGCAGCCAGCTCGACGTCGCCTTCGACCATCCCGTCAAACTGCTCGCCAACGCCCTCGGCCCGCCACCCGCCGACGTCGTCGCACGCGCCCACGACCACGGAGTCCTCGTCGCCGCCCTCGCCGGCAGCGCCGCGCACGCCCGCCGCCACGCCGAGGCGGGCATCGACGTCGTCGTCGCCCAGGGGTACGAGGCGGGCGGCCACACCGGCGAGATCGCCTCCATGGTGCTCACGCCCGAAGTCGTCGAAGCGGTCGGCCCCTTGCCGGTCCTCGCGGCCGGCGGCATCGGAAGCGGCGAACAGATCGCCGCGGGCCTCGCCCTCGGTGCCCAGGGGGTCTGGCTCGGCTCCCTGTGGCTCACCACCACGGAGGCATCCCTCGGATCCCGCGCCCTCACGGCGAAACTGCTGGCCGCGGGCTCCGGCGACACCGTCCGCTCCCGCGCCCTCACCGGCAAGCCGGCCCGCCAACTGCGCACCGCCTGGACGGACGCCTGGGACGACCCGGCAGGCCCCGGCACCCTGCCCATGCCGCTCCAGGGACTGCTCGTCGCGGAAGCGGTATCCCGCATCCAGCGGTACGAGGTCGGGCCGCTGCTGGGCACCCCTGTGGGCCAGATCGTCGGCCGTATGAACTCCGAGCGCAGTGTGCGTGAGGTCTTCGACGACCTGACCCGCGGCTTCGAGCGGGCCGTCGACCGCATCAACCGGATCGCCGGAAGGAGCGCGTCATGA
- a CDS encoding acyl-CoA synthetase: protein MTDASADASVPAGNGFWAQAAADPGRTVLTDPAGGSWTAGELHAAANRLVHGLRAAGLERGDAFAVVLPNCPELVTAYLAAAQAGFYLVPVNHHLVGSEIAWIVSDSGAKVLLTHERFADAAADAADQAYMPGTHRYSVGDVAGFRPYEELLEGQPAGPPHGRTLGWVMNYTSGTTGRPRGVRRPLPGRLPEESHLGGFLGIFGIRPHDGNVHLVCSPLYHTAVLQFAGAALHIGHPLVLMDKWTPEEMLRLIDTHRCTHTHMVPTQFHRLLALPEDVKRRYDVSSMRHAVHGAAPCPEHVKRAMIDWWGGCVEEYYAASEGGGAFATADEWLKRPGTVGRAWPISELAVFDDDGNRLPPGELGTVYMKMTTGGFSYHRDEAKTRSNRIGDFFTVGDLGHLDEDGYLFLRDRKIDMIISGGVNIYPAEIEAALLTHSAVADAAAFGVPHADRGEEVKAVVEPADGHPPGDALAAEILTHCARHLAPYKRPRSVDFVASMPRDPNGKLYKRRLREPYWEGHERAV from the coding sequence ATGACCGATGCGTCCGCAGACGCTTCCGTGCCGGCGGGGAACGGCTTCTGGGCGCAGGCCGCCGCCGACCCCGGCCGGACCGTACTGACCGATCCGGCCGGCGGGAGCTGGACGGCAGGTGAGCTGCATGCCGCCGCCAACCGTCTGGTGCACGGGCTGCGCGCGGCAGGCCTCGAACGGGGGGACGCGTTCGCCGTCGTCCTGCCGAACTGCCCCGAACTCGTCACCGCCTATCTCGCCGCCGCCCAGGCGGGCTTCTACCTTGTCCCCGTCAACCACCACCTGGTCGGCTCCGAGATCGCGTGGATCGTCTCCGACTCCGGCGCCAAGGTGCTCCTCACCCACGAACGCTTCGCCGACGCGGCGGCCGACGCCGCCGACCAGGCGTATATGCCCGGCACCCACCGCTACTCCGTCGGTGACGTGGCCGGATTCCGCCCCTACGAGGAGCTCCTCGAGGGGCAGCCGGCCGGGCCGCCGCACGGCCGCACGCTCGGCTGGGTCATGAACTACACCTCCGGCACCACCGGCCGTCCGCGCGGCGTCCGGCGGCCACTGCCCGGCAGACTCCCGGAGGAGAGCCACCTCGGCGGCTTCCTCGGCATCTTCGGCATCCGGCCCCACGACGGGAACGTGCACCTCGTCTGCTCGCCGCTGTACCACACGGCGGTGCTGCAGTTCGCGGGCGCGGCCCTGCACATCGGGCACCCCCTCGTACTGATGGACAAGTGGACGCCCGAGGAGATGCTGCGCCTCATCGACACGCACCGTTGCACGCACACCCACATGGTGCCGACCCAGTTCCATCGTCTGCTCGCCCTGCCGGAGGACGTGAAGCGGCGCTACGACGTCTCGTCGATGCGGCACGCCGTCCACGGGGCGGCGCCCTGCCCCGAGCACGTCAAAAGAGCCATGATCGACTGGTGGGGCGGCTGTGTGGAGGAGTACTACGCGGCCAGCGAGGGCGGCGGCGCGTTCGCGACGGCCGACGAATGGCTCAAGCGCCCGGGCACGGTCGGCAGGGCCTGGCCGATCAGTGAGCTGGCCGTCTTCGACGACGACGGCAACCGTCTGCCGCCGGGGGAACTCGGCACGGTCTACATGAAGATGACGACCGGCGGCTTCAGCTACCACCGGGACGAGGCCAAGACGCGGAGCAACCGCATCGGCGACTTCTTCACGGTCGGCGACCTCGGCCACCTCGACGAGGACGGTTACCTCTTCCTGCGCGACCGCAAGATCGACATGATCATCTCGGGCGGTGTGAACATATATCCGGCCGAGATCGAGGCGGCGCTGCTCACGCATTCCGCCGTCGCCGACGCGGCGGCCTTCGGTGTCCCGCACGCCGACCGGGGCGAGGAAGTCAAAGCCGTGGTGGAACCGGCGGACGGCCACCCGCCGGGCGACGCCCTCGCCGCCGAGATCCTCACCCACTGCGCACGGCACCTGGCCCCCTACAAGCGCCCCCGCTCGGTGGACTTCGTCGCCTCCATGCCACGCGATCCCAACGGCAAGCTCTACAAGAGGCGTCTGCGGGAGCCGTATTGGGAGGGCCACGAACGCGCCGTATGA